One Parafrankia discariae DNA segment encodes these proteins:
- a CDS encoding FHA domain-containing protein, with translation MQTTYLRVVTEAGAATVPAGEQFIIGRARTADYVIADSRVSRRHLLVEQTGSGWSVRDISSNGTWVDGQRMPESVSVQGEVRFRLGTPSGPEVVVMPEFPAARGGYDDEPEYDPAGYDMQTMLPGSTGYQPPRPTAPTRGQGGGRGAAPQSGSAAGGGGGGGRGGSGYDPAQTPSGSTSLEQEHERRTTYRLRQGTMSLGRARDNDIVITDLLASRRHAELYINRNGLQIADLDSANGVFVNGRRISRANVSQGDVIAIGHHVFQLEGELLVEYLDSGDVSFEADALNVWAGEKQLMHDMTFKLPGRALLGVVGPSGAGKSTLLNALTGFRPADKGNVRYAGRDMYSEYDELRRRIGYVPQEDLLHTSLTVRRALEFGAELRFPPDTTKAERRQRVDEVLAELGLTGHANTQVSRLSGGQRKRTSVALELLTRPTLLYLDEPTSGLDPGMDKNVMESLRKLADDGRTVVVVTHSVAQLDLCDYVLVLAPGGYVAYFGPPGDALSFFGAKDYPDVFLNLEATPGAESAARFRQSRYYVPASITAPSARPAPEDLPSIRQQSVLSQLVTLSRRMMAVVASDKSYLRLIIAFPFLLGAIPRAIPGDMLAQADGPNRDAPTVLLVVTLCACFMGMSNSVREIVKERPIYRRERAIGLSRTAYIGSKVVVLTLVTTLQALVFTTIALAGRKMGDGLFGFPFLEAAVAVIALSLASAMLGLVISSLVDNADKTMPLLVLITMAQLVFSGGLVAAEGTVGLEQVSWIAPARWGFAALASVIDLNRISGFGTPINPDFPADPLYQFTTTQFAIDIAGAAAVGAVCILVTSLLVRRMDPKTNKRRPAAPVR, from the coding sequence GTGCAGACGACGTATCTGAGAGTCGTCACCGAGGCCGGTGCCGCCACTGTGCCGGCAGGTGAGCAGTTCATCATCGGACGCGCTCGGACCGCGGACTACGTTATCGCCGACAGTCGCGTCTCCCGCCGGCACCTGCTGGTCGAGCAGACCGGTTCGGGCTGGTCCGTCCGCGACATCAGCTCCAACGGGACCTGGGTCGACGGCCAGCGGATGCCCGAGTCGGTGAGCGTCCAGGGCGAGGTCCGTTTCCGGCTCGGCACCCCCAGCGGGCCCGAGGTCGTGGTGATGCCCGAGTTCCCCGCCGCGCGCGGCGGGTACGACGACGAGCCCGAGTACGACCCGGCCGGCTACGACATGCAGACGATGCTGCCCGGTTCCACCGGCTACCAGCCCCCGCGGCCCACCGCCCCGACCCGGGGCCAGGGCGGCGGGCGCGGCGCGGCGCCGCAGAGCGGGTCGGCAGCCGGTGGTGGGGGTGGCGGCGGCCGCGGCGGCAGCGGCTACGACCCGGCGCAGACGCCCTCCGGCTCGACGAGCCTGGAGCAGGAGCACGAGCGCCGGACGACCTACCGGCTCCGGCAGGGCACCATGTCGCTGGGCCGGGCCCGCGACAACGACATCGTCATCACCGACCTGTTGGCCTCGCGCCGGCACGCCGAGCTCTACATCAACCGCAACGGGCTGCAGATCGCCGACCTCGACTCGGCCAACGGCGTCTTCGTCAACGGGCGCCGGATCAGCCGGGCGAACGTGAGCCAGGGCGACGTGATCGCCATCGGCCACCACGTCTTCCAGCTCGAGGGCGAGCTGCTCGTCGAGTACCTCGACTCCGGTGACGTCAGCTTCGAGGCCGACGCCCTCAACGTCTGGGCCGGCGAGAAGCAGCTCATGCACGACATGACCTTCAAGCTTCCCGGGCGCGCGCTGCTCGGCGTGGTCGGCCCGTCCGGTGCGGGCAAGTCGACCCTGCTCAACGCGCTGACCGGGTTCCGCCCGGCGGACAAGGGCAACGTCCGCTACGCCGGCCGGGACATGTACTCCGAGTACGACGAACTGCGCCGCCGGATCGGCTACGTGCCGCAGGAGGACCTGCTGCACACCTCGCTGACCGTCCGCCGGGCGCTCGAGTTCGGCGCCGAGCTGCGGTTCCCGCCGGACACGACCAAGGCCGAGCGCCGGCAGCGGGTCGACGAGGTCCTCGCCGAGCTGGGTTTGACCGGCCACGCCAACACGCAGGTCTCCCGGCTCTCCGGTGGCCAGCGCAAGCGGACGTCGGTCGCCCTGGAGCTGCTGACCAGGCCGACCCTGCTCTACTTGGACGAGCCGACCTCCGGTCTCGACCCGGGCATGGACAAGAACGTCATGGAGTCGCTGCGCAAGCTGGCGGACGACGGCCGTACGGTCGTCGTCGTCACGCACAGCGTCGCCCAGCTCGACCTCTGTGACTACGTGCTGGTCCTCGCGCCCGGCGGTTACGTGGCCTACTTCGGCCCGCCCGGCGACGCGCTGTCCTTCTTCGGCGCGAAGGACTACCCGGACGTCTTCCTCAACCTGGAGGCGACCCCGGGCGCCGAGTCGGCCGCCCGGTTCCGTCAGTCGCGGTACTACGTGCCGGCGTCGATCACCGCGCCGTCGGCGCGGCCCGCGCCCGAGGACCTGCCGTCCATCCGGCAGCAGTCGGTTCTCTCCCAGCTCGTCACACTGAGCCGACGCATGATGGCGGTCGTCGCCTCCGACAAGTCGTACCTACGACTGATCATCGCTTTCCCGTTCCTCCTCGGGGCCATTCCACGGGCGATTCCAGGGGATATGCTGGCCCAGGCGGACGGGCCGAACCGAGACGCACCGACAGTGCTACTTGTCGTAACACTGTGTGCCTGTTTCATGGGCATGTCGAACTCGGTGCGAGAAATCGTCAAGGAGAGACCGATCTATCGCCGAGAACGGGCGATCGGTCTATCCCGGACGGCCTATATCGGTTCCAAGGTCGTGGTGTTGACCCTGGTCACCACGCTGCAGGCCCTGGTGTTCACGACGATCGCCCTGGCCGGCCGCAAGATGGGCGACGGCCTGTTCGGGTTCCCCTTCCTCGAGGCCGCGGTCGCCGTGATCGCGCTGTCGCTCGCGTCGGCCATGCTCGGCCTGGTCATCTCGTCGCTGGTCGACAACGCGGACAAGACCATGCCGCTGCTGGTGCTCATCACCATGGCCCAGCTGGTCTTCTCCGGTGGTCTGGTCGCCGCTGAGGGAACGGTCGGTCTCGAGCAGGTCAGCTGGATCGCACCCGCCCGGTGGGGCTTCGCCGCCCTCGCCTCCGTGATCGACCTGAACAGGATCTCCGGTTTCGGCACGCCGATCAATCCGGACTTCCCGGCCGACCCGCTGTACCAGTTCACCACCACCCAGTTCGCGATCGACATCGCCGGTGCCGCCGCGGTGGGCGCGGTCTGCATTCTCGTCACCTCGCTCCTGGTGCGGCGGATGGACCCGAAGACGAACAAGCGCCGCCCGGCCGCCCCCGTCCGCTAG
- a CDS encoding LmeA family phospholipid-binding protein has product MNHGRGGDGQEPADATNVMPPGGSGGGEAGTRPTQDVRRRSRPGAPAAPPPPADAFRPSGPPPPADAFRPGRPVRPADEQPEHDHVPPMTEPTLGGAIDAIRYGAVPPGAAVPAPTAPVGPGDLWTGPASGQSQRPGATGPQYGQPGQYGQYGQPPAGTYTDSGGHVRPVPGNGGYGEAYPAASDSGGLPGGPGGPGGSGPAPGPKPARRRRRGRILAIVVVVLLVLFVVGDRVAVAIAKDQMVKQIEVSVADSLEPGATPPTVKNVTIGGFPFLTQVLFGKFKNIGVTIEGIPTPGPRISQVHANLKGLHVPLGDALSDNVGEVPVDDIRATVRISYDDLNTYLAKQDPPVQVNPVDGGDRVEVSSRIDTGILGSQEIGGVTTFEVQDNALTLVPSELSLKGRINANIPLPAGLRLDSIPIPIAGLPFDLNIVAASTDATGLSLTATAKDVTLPAAPEPAGGQ; this is encoded by the coding sequence GTGAACCACGGGCGCGGCGGGGACGGGCAGGAGCCCGCGGACGCCACCAATGTCATGCCCCCCGGGGGATCCGGCGGGGGCGAGGCCGGTACCCGGCCGACCCAGGACGTGCGGCGTCGTTCCCGGCCGGGAGCCCCGGCGGCCCCGCCGCCGCCCGCGGACGCGTTCCGCCCGTCCGGTCCGCCGCCACCCGCGGACGCGTTCCGTCCCGGCCGTCCGGTGCGCCCGGCCGACGAGCAGCCGGAGCACGATCACGTGCCCCCGATGACGGAGCCGACGCTCGGCGGGGCCATCGACGCGATCCGGTACGGCGCCGTGCCTCCGGGCGCGGCGGTGCCCGCTCCGACGGCACCCGTCGGGCCGGGTGACCTGTGGACGGGGCCGGCCTCCGGCCAGTCCCAACGGCCCGGCGCGACCGGCCCGCAGTACGGCCAGCCCGGTCAGTACGGCCAGTACGGCCAGCCCCCCGCGGGGACCTACACCGACAGCGGTGGTCATGTCCGCCCGGTGCCCGGCAACGGTGGTTACGGGGAGGCCTACCCGGCCGCCTCCGACAGCGGAGGTCTGCCCGGCGGTCCGGGGGGTCCGGGTGGTTCGGGCCCGGCGCCCGGCCCGAAGCCGGCTCGGCGCCGCCGCCGCGGGCGCATTCTCGCGATCGTCGTCGTGGTCCTCCTTGTGCTCTTCGTGGTGGGCGACCGGGTGGCGGTCGCGATCGCCAAGGACCAGATGGTCAAGCAGATCGAGGTCAGCGTCGCGGACAGCCTGGAGCCCGGCGCGACTCCGCCGACGGTCAAGAACGTCACCATCGGCGGCTTCCCGTTCCTCACCCAGGTGCTGTTCGGAAAGTTCAAGAACATCGGCGTCACGATCGAGGGAATACCAACTCCCGGCCCGCGTATCTCGCAGGTCCACGCGAATCTCAAAGGCCTTCACGTCCCGCTCGGTGACGCGCTCTCCGACAACGTCGGCGAGGTGCCCGTGGACGACATCCGGGCGACGGTTCGGATCAGCTATGACGACCTGAACACCTACCTCGCGAAGCAGGATCCGCCGGTTCAGGTCAACCCGGTGGACGGTGGTGACCGGGTCGAGGTCTCCAGCCGAATCGACACCGGGATTCTCGGATCGCAGGAGATCGGTGGCGTGACCACCTTCGAGGTTCAGGACAACGCGCTCACCCTCGTGCCGTCGGAGCTGTCGCTGAAGGGCAGGATCAACGCCAACATCCCGCTCCCCGCCGGTCTCCGGCTCGACTCGATCCCCATCCCGATCGCCGGGCTGCCGTTCGACCTCAACATCGTCGCGGCGTCGACGGACGCCACGGGTCTCTCGCTGACCGCGACGGCCAAGGACGTCACCCTGCCGGCCGCGCCTGAGCCGGCTGGCGGTCAGTGA
- a CDS encoding SDR family NAD(P)-dependent oxidoreductase encodes MDNGTANGREPAPPTRGLIVVGPGAAFGAALLRRFAEEGFALGVLSRSSDTVARITAELAADGHDVTGAVADVTDQAAFGAATQRLAAAIGGLTVLVYNAKLSIRGTAFSVRADSMNQTLAVNVTGALTAVQAAVPLLVERPGATVLLTVAGTRSEPAAGRFALAVGKAGLAAMGEAMAPGLVAQGVRLRTVVLDGRVGPSGPLLPEAVADHFWHAFAAPGGTAFRLAAPPRRRRGAPQLPLEV; translated from the coding sequence ATGGACAACGGCACGGCCAACGGCCGGGAGCCGGCGCCGCCGACCCGTGGGCTGATCGTGGTGGGGCCGGGTGCCGCCTTCGGTGCCGCGCTGCTGCGCCGGTTCGCCGAGGAGGGGTTCGCGCTCGGCGTGCTCTCGCGCTCGTCCGACACGGTCGCCCGGATCACCGCCGAGCTCGCCGCGGACGGCCACGACGTCACCGGCGCGGTCGCCGACGTCACCGACCAGGCGGCCTTCGGGGCGGCGACGCAGCGGCTCGCCGCCGCGATCGGCGGGCTGACCGTGCTGGTCTACAACGCCAAGCTCAGCATTCGTGGCACGGCGTTCTCGGTGCGGGCGGACTCGATGAACCAGACACTCGCGGTGAACGTGACCGGGGCGCTGACCGCCGTCCAGGCGGCGGTGCCCCTGCTGGTGGAGCGGCCGGGCGCCACCGTCCTGCTGACGGTCGCGGGCACCCGCAGCGAGCCGGCGGCGGGTCGCTTCGCGCTCGCGGTGGGCAAGGCCGGCCTGGCGGCGATGGGCGAGGCGATGGCTCCCGGGCTGGTCGCCCAGGGCGTCCGCCTGCGCACGGTGGTGCTCGACGGCCGGGTCGGACCGTCCGGGCCGCTGCTGCCGGAGGCCGTCGCCGATCACTTCTGGCACGCGTTCGCGGCGCCGGGCGGAACGGCGTTCCGGCTCGCCGCCCCACCGCGGCGCCGCCGCGGCGCCCCGCAGCTGCCGCTGGAGGTGTGA
- a CDS encoding FAD-binding oxidoreductase — MTTQATTPTPPPTSPSGGAAPDASVDPVWWGWGAAAEHHPLPAAVHDLLALLGIPTRPSPPVALADITLPPVRLPGQVLDELRAVVGAAQVRDDREARIRHCRGRSTVDLLRLRSGDASDAPDAVVAPLDHDQVLAVLGICSRHRVVVVPFGGGTSVVGGLTPRLPSGQAPDGTPRRPGVIALDLHRLDRLLRVDQLSGTAVLGAGLRGPAAEALLAEHGLTLGHVPQSWEYATIGGFAATRSSGQASAGYGRFDQLVTGLRLATPVGTWQPGRGPASAAGPDLRQLALGSEGAFGVITEVTARVRPAPARRRYEGWRVTDLATGLDLLRELAQRDLLPTVLRLSDELETAAGLANAVTAGTDTTAGTDTTAGVAAGAAAGGGSGGVDGSAGGCYLVGGYEGNEDEVTGRAAEVRAVLLGAGAHPLGEDVGQGWAAGRFHAPYLRDALLDEGIFAETLETAAYWAAIPTLYAAVRAAVTGAIESDGSPAVVLCHVSHVYPAGASLYFTVVCAEGPDPISRWDRAKRAAGDAIMANGGTITHHHAVGTDHRPWMSAEVGEVGVAVLRAVKTALDPAGILNPGVLVPPLSE; from the coding sequence ATGACCACGCAGGCCACGACCCCGACCCCGCCCCCGACCTCGCCTTCCGGCGGTGCCGCCCCGGACGCGTCCGTCGATCCGGTCTGGTGGGGGTGGGGCGCGGCGGCCGAGCACCACCCGCTGCCGGCCGCCGTCCACGACCTGCTCGCCCTGCTGGGCATTCCCACCCGCCCCAGCCCGCCGGTCGCGCTCGCCGACATCACCCTCCCGCCGGTCCGCCTGCCGGGGCAGGTGCTGGACGAGCTGCGGGCCGTCGTCGGCGCCGCCCAGGTCCGGGACGACCGCGAGGCACGGATCCGGCACTGCCGGGGCCGCTCCACCGTCGACCTGCTGCGGCTGCGGTCCGGGGACGCCTCCGACGCGCCCGACGCCGTCGTCGCGCCACTCGATCATGATCAGGTCCTCGCGGTGCTGGGGATCTGTTCCCGCCACCGGGTGGTCGTCGTCCCGTTCGGCGGTGGCACCTCGGTCGTCGGCGGCCTCACCCCCCGCCTCCCGTCGGGTCAGGCGCCCGACGGCACACCCCGCCGGCCTGGCGTCATCGCGCTCGACCTGCACCGGCTCGACCGCCTCCTGCGCGTCGACCAGCTTTCCGGGACGGCGGTGCTGGGCGCCGGCCTGCGCGGGCCCGCCGCGGAGGCACTGCTCGCCGAGCACGGCCTGACCCTCGGGCATGTCCCGCAGTCGTGGGAGTACGCCACGATCGGCGGGTTCGCGGCGACCCGGTCGAGCGGTCAGGCCTCGGCCGGCTACGGGCGGTTCGACCAGCTCGTCACCGGGCTGCGGCTGGCCACCCCGGTGGGGACCTGGCAGCCGGGGCGCGGGCCGGCGTCGGCGGCCGGCCCCGACCTGCGCCAGCTCGCGCTGGGCTCCGAAGGCGCGTTCGGGGTGATCACCGAGGTCACCGCGCGGGTGCGGCCGGCTCCGGCGCGGCGGCGGTACGAGGGCTGGCGGGTCACCGACCTGGCCACCGGCCTGGACCTGCTGCGGGAGCTGGCCCAGCGGGACCTGCTGCCCACCGTCCTGCGCCTGTCCGACGAGCTGGAGACGGCCGCCGGCCTCGCCAACGCCGTCACCGCGGGCACCGACACCACCGCGGGCACCGACACCACCGCCGGTGTCGCTGCTGGTGCCGCTGCCGGCGGCGGTTCCGGCGGCGTCGACGGCTCCGCGGGCGGGTGCTACCTGGTCGGCGGGTACGAGGGGAATGAGGACGAGGTGACCGGGCGCGCCGCGGAGGTCCGCGCGGTGCTGCTGGGTGCCGGCGCCCACCCGCTCGGCGAGGACGTGGGACAGGGCTGGGCCGCCGGTCGCTTCCACGCCCCCTACCTGCGCGACGCCCTCCTCGACGAGGGAATCTTCGCCGAGACCCTGGAGACCGCCGCCTACTGGGCGGCGATCCCGACGCTGTACGCCGCGGTCCGGGCGGCGGTGACGGGCGCGATCGAGTCCGACGGGTCGCCGGCCGTCGTGCTCTGCCACGTCTCGCACGTCTATCCGGCGGGGGCGTCGCTCTACTTCACGGTTGTCTGCGCCGAGGGCCCGGACCCGATCTCCCGCTGGGACCGGGCGAAGCGCGCCGCCGGAGACGCGATCATGGCCAACGGCGGCACGATCACCCATCATCACGCGGTCGGCACGGACCACCGTCCCTGGATGTCCGCGGAGGTCGGGGAGGTGGGCGTCGCGGTCCTGCGCGCGGTGAAGACCGCGCTGGATCCGGCGGGCATCCTCAACCCGGGTGTCCTCGTGCCGCCACTGTCCGAGTAA
- a CDS encoding TetR/AcrR family transcriptional regulator: MTGPTAPRTLPAPAPAAGRRGESSDSAVLDAAAASLLSVGVRRTTATDVARRAGISRMTLYRRWPDLRALVGDVMTREWGRIVTAAARAAEPSLAAGTRAGLVRYLVAAARAFRANPLFRKITETDPELLVPYVLERLGATQRLVLELLCEQLRAAQAGGAVRAGDPAAQARMVLLIVQSYVLSAGALGDEITEEALARELHLTLDGYLAPRAGEAAETAEAAVDEIRPIEHPGAPS, from the coding sequence GTGACCGGGCCGACAGCACCCCGCACCCTGCCGGCACCCGCCCCCGCGGCGGGCCGGCGCGGCGAGAGCTCCGACTCGGCCGTCCTGGACGCCGCCGCCGCGTCGCTGCTCAGCGTCGGCGTGCGCCGGACGACCGCCACCGACGTGGCCCGGCGCGCCGGCATCAGCCGGATGACGCTGTACCGACGCTGGCCCGACCTGCGCGCTCTCGTGGGCGACGTGATGACGCGCGAGTGGGGCCGGATCGTCACGGCCGCGGCGCGAGCGGCCGAGCCGTCCCTGGCCGCCGGCACGCGGGCCGGCCTGGTGCGCTACCTGGTCGCCGCGGCGCGGGCCTTCCGCGCGAACCCGCTGTTCCGCAAGATCACCGAAACGGACCCGGAGCTGCTGGTCCCCTACGTCCTGGAGCGCCTCGGCGCGACCCAGCGGCTCGTCCTGGAGCTGCTGTGCGAGCAGCTGCGCGCGGCGCAGGCGGGCGGCGCCGTCCGGGCGGGCGACCCGGCGGCCCAGGCACGGATGGTGCTGCTCATCGTGCAGTCATACGTTCTCTCCGCGGGTGCGCTGGGCGACGAGATCACCGAGGAGGCACTGGCGCGTGAGCTTCACCTGACCCTGGACGGCTACCTGGCCCCGCGCGCCGGCGAAGCAGCCGAGACAGCCGAGGCCGCGGTTGACGAGATCCGGCCGATCGAGCACCCGGGAGCGCCGTCATGA
- a CDS encoding glycerol-3-phosphate dehydrogenase/oxidase yields MSTPFDRSSLTADRRARELAELAGGEAVDLLVVGGGVTGAGVALDAASRGLSVALVEAYDLAFGTSRWSSKLVHGGLRYLASGDLGLARESALEREILMRRTAPHLVHPLPIVLPLTEDVPAGSALLARAGMGLADLLRRGARTPSTVLPPPRRMSAVETLGMVPGLREAGLRGGLLHWDGQLVDDARLVVTIARTAAAFGARVLTRVRVLSVGSSGYGPARAAGHGGLPPEPARVEVVDTLTGTRCTLRARTVVNATGVWAPALAPQVRLRPSRGTHLVLPAAAFGGTPTALSVPIPGERNRYALVLPQGDGRVYVGLTDIPTDEVTDVPTPDPQEITQLLNVVSSVLATPVDRADLLGAFAGLRPLLDGPSGRTADLSRRHAVHVGPDGVITVVGGKLTTYRRMAADAVDAAVAQANLDAGPCRTDRLPLVGAASRRVLAAVPAPRRLVARYGTQAPAVLALAEHDPGLLTPIADGVAVTRAELMFAVRHEGALDADDLLDRRTRVGLVPADRAAALDAAREVLAACAVPAGSPID; encoded by the coding sequence ATGAGCACACCGTTCGACCGCTCGTCGCTCACCGCCGACCGCCGCGCCCGCGAGCTCGCCGAGCTCGCGGGCGGCGAGGCCGTCGATCTCCTCGTCGTCGGCGGCGGCGTCACCGGCGCCGGGGTGGCGCTCGACGCAGCCTCGCGCGGGCTGTCCGTCGCCCTCGTCGAGGCGTACGATCTGGCCTTCGGCACCAGCCGCTGGAGCTCGAAGCTCGTCCACGGCGGGCTGCGCTACCTCGCCTCCGGTGACCTCGGGCTGGCGCGGGAGAGCGCGCTGGAGCGCGAGATCCTGATGCGCCGCACCGCACCACACCTGGTGCACCCGCTGCCGATCGTGCTGCCGCTCACCGAGGACGTCCCCGCCGGCTCGGCGCTGCTGGCCCGGGCCGGGATGGGCCTGGCGGACCTGCTGCGGCGAGGCGCCCGAACGCCGAGCACGGTGCTGCCGCCACCGCGGCGGATGTCGGCGGTCGAGACGCTCGGGATGGTCCCCGGGCTGCGCGAGGCCGGGCTGCGCGGCGGCCTGCTCCACTGGGACGGCCAGCTCGTCGACGACGCCCGCCTGGTCGTGACGATCGCCCGGACGGCGGCCGCGTTCGGCGCCCGGGTGCTGACCCGGGTCCGCGTGCTGTCGGTGGGGAGCTCGGGGTACGGCCCGGCGCGCGCGGCGGGGCACGGTGGCCTGCCGCCGGAGCCGGCCCGCGTCGAGGTGGTCGACACCCTGACGGGCACCCGGTGCACGCTGCGGGCCCGCACCGTGGTGAACGCGACCGGCGTCTGGGCGCCCGCGCTCGCGCCGCAGGTGCGGCTGCGCCCCAGCCGCGGCACCCACCTGGTGCTGCCCGCGGCGGCGTTCGGCGGCACGCCGACGGCGCTGTCGGTGCCGATCCCCGGCGAGCGCAACCGGTACGCCCTCGTCCTGCCGCAGGGCGACGGGCGGGTGTACGTGGGCCTGACCGACATCCCGACGGACGAGGTCACGGACGTTCCGACGCCGGATCCCCAGGAGATCACCCAGCTGCTGAATGTCGTGTCGAGCGTGCTGGCCACCCCGGTCGACCGCGCGGACCTGCTGGGGGCGTTCGCCGGGTTGCGCCCGCTGCTGGACGGCCCGAGCGGGCGCACCGCGGACCTGTCCCGGCGGCACGCCGTCCACGTCGGGCCCGACGGTGTGATCACCGTGGTGGGCGGCAAGCTGACCACCTACCGGCGGATGGCGGCGGACGCGGTGGACGCCGCCGTCGCCCAGGCCAACCTGGACGCCGGGCCCTGCCGGACCGACCGGCTCCCCCTCGTCGGGGCGGCCTCGCGCCGGGTCCTCGCCGCCGTGCCGGCGCCGCGCCGGCTGGTGGCCCGCTACGGGACCCAGGCCCCGGCGGTGCTGGCCCTGGCCGAGCACGATCCGGGGCTGCTCACGCCGATCGCCGACGGGGTCGCGGTCACCCGCGCCGAGCTGATGTTCGCCGTGCGCCACGAGGGAGCGCTTGACGCCGACGACCTGCTCGACCGGCGGACCCGCGTCGGGCTGGTCCCCGCCGACCGCGCGGCGGCGCTCGACGCGGCCCGCGAAGTGCTGGCGGCCTGTGCCGTCCCCGCCGGCTCGCCGATCGACTGA
- a CDS encoding acyl-CoA dehydrogenase family protein — protein sequence MFFALTDEQRALGETVRAFLSDRFDLTAVRAVFEDTAGDGHPPELWKSVGEQGWLAVCVPEEFDGLGLGLLDAQVVARELGAGAVPGPWLPTVLAGEAVRLAGSDAQRAELLPRLADGDLVATVALRGAGGAWDASGVAVTARGDELSGTASPVEYPGVANLVVVAAAEPGPAGADPAGGGVGLYLLDPAAAGVTVRPLAGPDGTTRLAALELAGARARRLPGSSVAALADLVRRGALLTAADQAGVAREALTRTVRYDRERIQFGRPVGSFQALKHQLADLHVAVTMAEHAVMYAAHALDAGLDDLELAVAVAKAKASQAARDATAAMIQYHGGIGYTWEHEAHFFYKRARRLYGAFGDPPAHLERVAALTVDSLA from the coding sequence GTGTTCTTTGCGCTGACTGACGAGCAGCGGGCCCTGGGCGAGACCGTCCGGGCCTTCCTCTCCGACCGTTTCGACCTCACGGCGGTGCGGGCGGTGTTCGAGGACACCGCCGGCGACGGGCACCCGCCGGAGCTGTGGAAGTCGGTGGGGGAGCAGGGCTGGCTGGCGGTGTGCGTCCCCGAGGAGTTCGACGGACTCGGCCTCGGGCTGCTGGACGCCCAGGTGGTCGCCCGCGAGCTCGGCGCGGGGGCCGTCCCGGGGCCGTGGCTGCCGACGGTGCTGGCGGGAGAGGCGGTCCGGCTCGCCGGGTCGGACGCGCAGCGGGCCGAACTGTTGCCGCGCCTCGCCGACGGTGATCTCGTGGCGACGGTGGCCCTGCGGGGAGCCGGCGGCGCCTGGGACGCCTCCGGCGTCGCGGTCACCGCCCGCGGCGATGAGCTGTCCGGGACGGCGTCGCCCGTCGAGTATCCCGGGGTCGCCAACCTCGTCGTCGTCGCGGCGGCCGAGCCCGGCCCCGCCGGTGCGGATCCCGCCGGGGGCGGTGTGGGCCTGTACCTGCTCGACCCCGCCGCGGCCGGTGTCACCGTCCGCCCGCTGGCCGGTCCCGACGGGACCACCCGGCTCGCCGCCCTGGAACTGGCCGGGGCACGGGCCCGGCGGCTGCCCGGTTCGTCGGTGGCGGCGCTCGCCGACCTCGTCCGGCGCGGCGCGCTGCTCACGGCGGCGGACCAGGCCGGGGTCGCCCGCGAGGCGCTGACCAGGACGGTCCGCTACGACCGGGAGCGCATCCAGTTCGGCCGGCCGGTCGGCTCGTTCCAGGCGCTCAAGCACCAGCTCGCGGACCTGCACGTCGCGGTCACGATGGCCGAGCACGCCGTGATGTACGCCGCGCACGCGCTCGACGCCGGCCTCGACGACCTGGAGCTCGCGGTCGCCGTCGCCAAGGCGAAGGCCAGCCAGGCGGCCCGCGACGCGACCGCGGCGATGATCCAGTACCACGGCGGCATCGGTTACACCTGGGAACACGAGGCGCACTTCTTCTACAAGCGGGCCCGCCGGCTGTACGGGGCGTTCGGTGACCCGCCCGCCCATCTCGAGCGGGTCGCCGCGCTGACCGTCGACTCCCTGGCCTGA